One genomic region from Salvelinus sp. IW2-2015 linkage group LG24, ASM291031v2, whole genome shotgun sequence encodes:
- the pyroxd1 gene encoding pyridine nucleotide-disulfide oxidoreductase domain-containing protein 1, producing MAANTEKTFKFVVVGGGIAGVTCAEQLASQFPSADVALLTAAPLIKAVCNFKQVSKTLEEFDVEERPSSVLEEKYPNLRVIQSAVKALHAQQHTLQTVDGLEIHYEKLCICSGGRPKLLTQDNPYVLGIRDTDSAQEFQKRLSKAKRIVVVGNGGIALELVYEVEGCEVIWAVKDKAIGNTFFDAGAAQFLIPSLDTDKPERAVTCKRARYTIEGGPAATQGLAVGGGGDRQGQRRGLEEPGSALGPDWHEGISLRGAEEVSHRVSVEYQSEVKQIYTHQDFLLSPLASQTADTGSWPVYAQLTNGKTFGCDFIVSATGVVPNTEPFLHGNSFALAEDSGLKVDDHMMTSEPDIYAAGDVCTAGWEPSHLWQQMRLWTQARQMGWYAGRCMAADVLSETIELDFCFELFSHITKFFNYKVVLLGKFNGQGLGLNQELLVRCTKGLEYVKVVLSEGRMLGAVLIGETDLEETFENLILNQMDLTPYGEELLNPNIDIEDYFD from the exons ATGGCAGCAAATACCGAAAAGACATTCAAGTTTGTGGTCGTCGGTGGTGGCATTGCAGGTGTAACGTGTGCTGAGCAG CTGGCCTCCCAGTTCCCATCAGCTGATGTTGCTCTCCTGACAGCAGCCCCTCTGATTAAGGCAGTCTGCAACTTCAAACAG GTATCTAAGACGCTGGAGGAGTTTGATGTGGAGGAGAGGCCCTCCAGTGTTCTAGAGGAAAAGTACCCCAACCTGAGAGTCATCCAGTCTGCAGTGAAGGCCCTTCATGCACAACAACAT ACTTTGCAGACCGTGGATGGTCTGGAGATCCACTATGAGAAGCTGTGTATCTGTAGCGGGGGCAGACCCAAACTCCTTACCCAGGATAACCCCTATGTGCTGGGGATACGAGACACAGACAGTGCCCAG GAGTTTCAGAAGCGGTTATCCAAAGCCAAGCGAATTGTAGTCGTTGGAAACGGAGGGATTGCCTTGGAACTAGT GTATGAGGTGGAAGGTTGTGAGGTGATCTGGGCAGTGAAAGACAAGGCCATAGGAAACACCTTCTTTGACGCGGGAGCAGCCCAGTTCCTGATCCCCTCCCTGGACACAGACAAACCAGAGCGAGCTGTTACCTGTAAGAGGGCTCGCTACACCATAGAGGGGGGGCCTGCAGCTACGCAGGGCCTTGCTGTAGGTGGAGGTGGCGACAGACAAGGCCAGAGAAGAGGGTTGGAAGAGCCAGGCAGTGCCCTGGGACCAGACTGGCATGAAGGCATCAGtctgagaggagcagaggag GTGTCTCACAGGGTGTCAGTGGAGTACCAGTCTGAGGTGAAACAGATCTACACTCACCAGGACTTCCTGCTGTCACCACTTGCCTCACAGACAGCAGACACTG GCTCTTGGCCAGTGTACGCTCAGCTGACCAATGGGAAGACTTTTGGCTGTGACTTCATCGTCAGTGCCACAGGAGTCGTGCCAAACACCGAACCTTTTCTCCATGGAAACAGC TTTGCATTAGCTGAGGACTCTGGGCTGAAAGTGGATGACCACATGATGACATCAGAACCAGACATTTACGCTGCTGGAGACGTATGTACAGCAGGCTGGGAGCCAAGCCACCTCTGGCAGCAG ATGCGTCTGTGGACGCAGGCCCGTCAGATGGGCTGGTACGCAGGGCGATGTATGGCTGCTGATGTCCTGTCTGAAACCATAGAGCTGGACTTTTGCTTTGAACTCTTCTCTCACATTACAAAGTTCTTCAACTACAAG GTGGTTCTGCTGGGGAAGTTTAACGGCCAGGGTCTGGGTCTGAACCAGGAGTTGTTGGTGCGCTGCACTAAGGGCCTTGAGTATGTCAAGGTAGTGCTGAGCGAAGGGAGGATGTTGGGAGCAGTCCTTATTGGAGAGACTGATCTGGAAGAGACCTTTGAGAACCTCATCCTCAACCAGATGGACCTAACACCCTACGGAGAAGAGCTACTCAACCCCAACATAGACATAGAGGACTACTTTGACTGA
- the LOC111951399 gene encoding ATP-dependent DNA helicase Q1 isoform X2 codes for MDSTKDVQAELDSVEAKLEVVELQIAELLKKQASLTSKKKQLLGRLEEPCDSTQPSGPAMTKQELLRYEKDDFSWSTKLKQNLKDVFQLSKFRPLQLKAINLSMSGKDLFLVMPTGRGKSLCYQLPAVCSEGFTLVVTPLVSLMEDQLMYLKSIDVEAVSLNASSSKEHAKMVLAEMTDTKAPFKLLYVTPEKIAKSKLLMSRLEKAYNAGRLSRIAVDEVHCCSQWGHDFRPDYKLLGILKRQFPKVPLLGLTATATSSVLKDCQKILCVPEPITLTASFNRTNLYYEVRLKDSNSDDSISDISTLIKERYKDQSGIVYVFSQKDAETVSADLQKKGLNASPYHANMNPEDKSQVHRKWATNKIQVVVATVAFGMGIDKADVRFVIHHTISKSIENYYQESGRAGRDDKPADCIVYFGFNDIFRISTMVVMENVGQQKLLTMVDYCQNVDRCRRSVIAVHFDEVWKDEGCNEMCDVCRHGNDYITVDITQHAKDLVQIVELAGSLDEKLTPLKVTETWMGKGPAKRRKMIQTTTLSRLEVEAIITSLLLQGYLSEDFSFTPYTTYFYLKLGRKAPLLKNQSHSITMKMRRTGLDANTNMHDTVEKAFLDSSTPPPRHNKLIKMDKEQQNLARKQDKDPDQTECQTGYDQNDPAAAQPTAIEVDVEINIIEKVNDSESPLPPLKLNPKPKSTTPQKKRRKPCTAAVPAPSEGAVTDSDHRRPALVNSPSQVSIISEAAVEELCDLRNYYSKQLRRINYISHEYLQNQGCSDPGVLACIREPLKSLRLPRGSTIARTARNLWTRVSSRRKLIQR; via the exons ATTTCTCGTGGTCAACAAAGCTGAAGCAGAATCTGAAGGATGTGTTCCAGCTCTCTAAGTTCCGTCCTCTCCAGCTGAAGGCCATCAACCTTAGTATGTCTGGTAAAGACCTCTTCCTAGTGATGCCGACTGGACGAGGGAAAAGCCTCTGCTATCAGCTACCTGCAGTCTGCTCTGAGG GTTTCACTCTGGTAGTAACTCCTCTAGTTTCTCTGATGGAGGATCAGCTCATGTACTTAAAGTCCATCGACGTTGAAGCCGTCTCTCTCAACGCATCCAGCAGTAAG GAACATGCTAAAATGGTCCTAGCTGAGATGACGGACACCAAAGCGCCTTTCAAGCTGCTGTATGTGACTCCGGAGAAGATCGCGAAGAGCAAGCTGCTGATGTCGAGGCTGGAGAAGGCCTACAATGCAGGCAGGCTTAGCCGTATTGCTGTGGACGAGGTGCACTGCTGCAGCCAGTGGGGACATGACTTCAGACCTG ACTACAAGCTCCTGGGGATCCTGAAGAGGCAATTCCCAAAGGTTCCGTTGCTAGGGCTGACGGCCACGGCAACCAGCAGTGTTCTAAAGGACTGTCAGAAGATCCTGTGTGTCCCTGAGCCAATCACACTCACCGCCTCCTTCAACCGCACCAACCTCTACTACGAG GTACGCCTTAAAGATTCGAACAGTGATGATTCAATCAGTGACATCTCCACACTGATCAAGGAGCGATATAAGGACCAGTCAG GGATAGTGTACGTGTTTTCCCAGAAGGATGCAGAGACGGTGTCAGCAGACCTACAGAAGAAAGGCCTCAACGCATCTCCATACCACGCTAACATGAATCCAGAGGACAAGTCACAGGTTCATCGCAAATGGGCCACCAACAAGATCCAGGTGGTGGTAGCTACTGTGGCGTTCGGGATGGGGATCGACAAGGCTGACGTCAGATTTGTCATCCATCACACCATCAGCAAGTCCATAGAGAACTACTATCAGGAGAGCGGACGAGCAG GCAGAGACGATAAGCCGGCTGACTGCATTGTGTACTTTGGCTTCAACGACATCTTCAGGATCAGCACCATGGTTGTCATGGAGAACGTAGGACAACAGAAGCTGCTGACCATGGTCGACTACTGTCAGAATGTAGACAG GTGTCGGCGCTCAGTGATCGCTGTTCACTTTGATGAGGTTTGGAAAGATGAAGGATGCAACGAGATGTGTGACGTCTGTCGCCATGGCAATG ACTACATCACGGTGGACATCACGCAGCATGCTAAAGATCTGGTCCAGATTGTGGAGCTGGCGGGCTCTCTGGATGAGAAACTGACCCCCCTGAAGGTGACCGAGACGTGGATGGGGAAGGGTCCGGCCAAACGCAGGAAGATGATCCAGACCACCACCCTGTCTCGCCTGGAGGTGGAGGCCATCATCACAAGCCTACTGCTGCAGGGCTACCTTAG TGAAGACTTCAGTTTCACTCCGTACACCACCTACTTCTACCTGAAGCTGGGTCGTAAGGCACCACTGCTGAAGAACCAGAGTCACTCCATCACCATGAAGATGAGGAGGACAGGCCTGGACGCCAACACG AATATGCATGAT actgttgaaaaagcattcctc GACAGCAGCACTCCCCCTCCCAGACACAACAAACTGATCAAGATGGATAAAGAGCAGCAGAATCTGGCCAGGAAACAAGACAAGGACCCTGACCAGACAGAATGTCAAACAGGGTACGACCAGAATGACCCTGCTGCTGCCCAGCCCACTGCCATTGAAGTAGACGTAGAGATCAATATTATAGAGAAAGTTAATGACAGCGAATCCCCACTACCACCATTAAAACTAAATCCAAAACCTAAATCAACAACCCCTCAAAAGAAGCGAAGGAAACCCTGTACTGCTGCGGTCCCAGCGCCTTCAGAAGGTGCAGTTACAGACTCTGACCACCGGAGGCCAGCATTGGTCAACTCTCCCTCCCAGGTCTCCATCATCTCTGAGGCTGCAGTGGAGGAGCTCTGTGACCTGAGGAACTACTACAGCAAACAGCTGAGGCGGATAAACTACATTTCCCATGAGTACTTGCAGAATCAGGGGTGCTCAGACCCAGGGGTGCTGGCCTGTATCAGAGAGCCACTAAAGAGCCTGCGCCTCCCCCGTGGCTCAACCATCGCCCGGACAGCACGCAACCTGTGGACCAGAGTCAGCTCCAGAAGGAAACTCATCCAAAGATGA